One Phycisphaerales bacterium DNA window includes the following coding sequences:
- a CDS encoding OmpA family protein: MKRIILTGAALFAAGCNCGHPDNTANDMSTTSYAQRGTPAREVAADPLIEFVGPRGAEGATGIQGQQGPVGQIGPDGYAVAGAQGAVGPTGPVGDRGPAGAQGPAGGLVVGPTGATGATGPAGAPGAIGQTGVRGASADGHAGAAGVAGQQGPVGPTGPTGARGPDLVGPAGRAGQIGASGEQGEAGQVGAQGRTTAGTAGQAGASGAVGAPGPIGPTGPQGPVGVVERWTSYRNFQFNADSSVIRDADRSMTAEIASYLRSNPSLQVGIDASTNPRATSPRDIELSSNRAAAVRSALIQSGVPADRISIDSYGDIGLRQDGRVELLLKTDPQAREWTARTEPLRTDEQVREQPARDWDSQAIMDDRMTLFREFWFEEGQTAIHRADAGRVSEIAETALRHPQIQIGIDNGLALGRDDQRQADLSRRRGESIRAALVTAGVPDASIRSGDFSNAALRRNGRVDVFVHSDVPIDSEMAPINADTVVDSWMHCRDFWFDSGKSVIHPADASKITHIAEAMKQNQSLQAGIDASVPSGNAGEANAALVTRRGAAVRTALIAAGVPASRITIGTFGDTLMRRDGKVEVLLITDQYAQRP, from the coding sequence ATGAAACGAATAATTCTTACAGGCGCTGCGCTCTTTGCAGCGGGGTGCAACTGCGGTCACCCGGACAACACAGCGAACGACATGTCCACGACGAGCTACGCCCAGCGCGGCACTCCCGCGCGGGAAGTGGCGGCGGATCCGCTGATCGAATTTGTCGGGCCCCGCGGCGCGGAGGGCGCGACAGGTATCCAAGGTCAGCAGGGACCTGTGGGGCAGATCGGCCCAGATGGCTACGCCGTGGCCGGTGCCCAGGGCGCCGTCGGTCCCACCGGACCCGTCGGAGACCGAGGTCCCGCCGGCGCGCAAGGGCCGGCTGGCGGGCTGGTTGTCGGTCCGACCGGAGCAACGGGAGCCACTGGCCCCGCCGGTGCGCCAGGCGCGATCGGGCAGACGGGTGTTCGCGGCGCCAGTGCCGATGGACACGCCGGCGCCGCCGGAGTCGCCGGACAGCAAGGCCCAGTCGGACCGACCGGCCCGACGGGCGCACGAGGACCCGATCTCGTTGGACCCGCAGGCCGTGCCGGCCAGATCGGCGCCTCCGGCGAGCAGGGTGAGGCAGGACAAGTCGGCGCCCAGGGACGAACCACAGCCGGCACCGCTGGGCAGGCTGGCGCATCCGGCGCGGTAGGCGCTCCAGGCCCCATCGGTCCCACAGGACCCCAAGGACCCGTTGGCGTCGTCGAGCGCTGGACCTCCTATCGGAACTTCCAATTCAATGCCGACAGTTCCGTCATTCGAGATGCCGACCGAAGCATGACCGCCGAAATCGCGTCCTACCTGCGGAGCAACCCTTCTCTTCAGGTCGGAATCGATGCCTCGACTAACCCGCGCGCTACGTCGCCTCGGGACATCGAGTTGAGCAGCAACCGTGCCGCTGCAGTTCGCAGCGCGCTCATTCAGTCGGGCGTGCCCGCGGATCGAATCAGCATCGATTCGTACGGCGACATCGGCCTCCGGCAGGACGGTCGCGTTGAATTGCTTCTCAAGACAGATCCGCAGGCGCGGGAATGGACCGCCCGGACCGAGCCGCTGCGAACGGATGAGCAGGTGCGGGAACAACCAGCCCGCGACTGGGATTCGCAGGCGATCATGGACGATCGCATGACCCTGTTCCGGGAGTTCTGGTTCGAAGAAGGCCAGACCGCCATTCATCGCGCCGACGCGGGCCGGGTGAGTGAGATCGCCGAAACCGCTCTACGACATCCGCAGATTCAAATCGGCATCGACAACGGCCTGGCTCTGGGACGAGACGACCAACGCCAGGCGGATCTGTCTCGCCGTCGGGGCGAATCGATCCGGGCTGCACTGGTCACTGCAGGTGTTCCCGATGCGAGCATCCGATCCGGGGATTTCAGCAATGCGGCGCTCCGTCGCAACGGCCGGGTCGACGTCTTCGTGCACAGCGACGTGCCCATTGACTCTGAGATGGCTCCCATCAATGCCGACACGGTGGTGGATTCCTGGATGCACTGCCGCGACTTCTGGTTCGACTCCGGGAAAAGCGTCATTCATCCGGCCGATGCGAGCAAGATCACTCACATCGCTGAGGCCATGAAGCAGAATCAGTCCCTGCAGGCCGGGATTGACGCTTCCGTCCCATCCGGCAACGCCGGAGAAGCCAATGCCGCGCTGGTGACGCGCCGAGGCGCCGCCGTTCGCACGGCCCTCATCGCCGCGGGCGTTCCCGCCTCGAGAATCACGATCGGAACGTTTGGCGACACTCTGATGCGACGCGATGGCAAGGTTGAAGTCCTGCTCATCACAGACCAGTACGCGCAGCGGCCATGA
- a CDS encoding DUF2294 domain-containing protein, protein MMKTQGEIEAAVSERISRFEQEFIGRGPQEVRTYLLDRLVVIRLQGVLTAAEKQLVKSLASDKGRDLLKHVRTHLVEIARPEMEQLIESCTGAKVVSMHHDISTVTGEEVFLFVLDSMPRLREVKAR, encoded by the coding sequence GTGATGAAGACTCAAGGAGAGATTGAGGCCGCCGTCAGCGAGCGCATCAGTCGCTTCGAGCAGGAGTTCATTGGGCGGGGCCCACAGGAGGTTCGCACCTATCTGCTCGACCGATTGGTCGTCATCCGACTGCAGGGCGTCCTGACCGCCGCCGAGAAGCAGCTGGTGAAGTCACTTGCGTCCGACAAGGGGCGGGATCTGCTTAAGCACGTGCGTACGCACCTGGTGGAAATTGCCCGTCCGGAGATGGAGCAACTGATTGAGTCGTGCACCGGCGCGAAGGTTGTCAGCATGCATCACGACATCAGCACCGTGACAGGTGAAGAGGTGTTTCTGTTCGTGTTGGACAGCATGCCGAGGCTGCGCGAAGTGAAGGCCAGGTGA
- a CDS encoding DUF2294 family protein, protein MKTTKKPPVEVKCLAVETDRAKSLGGLRVLVVEDVGMVAMALKSLLEELGCVVIATAARLAEAEDICRRERLDGVLLDLNLHGQYAYPVVDILRERDIPFIIMSGYDAGQLRADLADAPQMQKPFERQSLERLVVTVLCAGESRDRATRHSRGAHSGATDAERASHRTRGEIEGAVCRGMCQFEQEYIGRGPSDVHAHLIGDLLVVRLQGVLTAAEQRMVETRSVGQGRDLLKQVRTLLIETAQKQISSMIQVITGAKVVSMHHDISSVTGEEVVVFSLSQAPPYRVRDADDS, encoded by the coding sequence ATGAAGACGACAAAGAAGCCGCCCGTGGAAGTCAAGTGCCTGGCGGTCGAGACTGACCGCGCCAAATCGCTGGGCGGGCTGCGCGTGCTCGTCGTCGAGGATGTCGGCATGGTGGCGATGGCGTTGAAATCGCTGCTTGAAGAGCTTGGCTGCGTGGTGATCGCCACGGCGGCGCGCCTGGCGGAAGCGGAGGACATCTGCCGGCGTGAGCGACTGGATGGAGTGCTGCTCGATCTCAATCTCCACGGCCAATACGCCTATCCGGTGGTTGACATCCTTCGCGAGCGCGACATTCCATTCATCATCATGTCCGGTTACGATGCGGGACAACTTCGCGCCGACCTGGCCGACGCCCCGCAGATGCAAAAGCCATTCGAGCGCCAGTCCCTGGAGAGGCTGGTTGTGACGGTGCTGTGCGCCGGGGAATCGAGGGATCGCGCGACCCGGCATTCACGAGGAGCCCACTCCGGGGCGACCGACGCGGAGCGCGCATCGCACAGGACGCGGGGCGAGATCGAGGGCGCTGTGTGCCGCGGGATGTGCCAGTTCGAGCAGGAGTACATTGGAAGAGGTCCAAGCGATGTCCACGCGCACCTCATCGGGGACCTGCTGGTCGTCCGCCTTCAGGGCGTCTTGACTGCGGCGGAACAGCGCATGGTCGAAACGCGTTCCGTTGGGCAGGGGCGGGATCTGCTCAAGCAGGTGAGAACGCTGCTGATCGAAACCGCTCAGAAGCAGATCTCCTCGATGATTCAGGTCATCACGGGCGCCAAGGTCGTCAGCATGCATCACGACATCAGCAGCGTCACCGGCGAGGAGGTGGTGGTCTTCTCCCTGAGCCAGGCGCCGCCGTACAGGGTCAGGGATGCGGATGACAGCTGA
- a CDS encoding PAS domain-containing protein, with product MALFDAGSSLEGMAFIVVQHLDPKSESHLVDLLSRHTSLRVRPAQDGLAIEPNHVYVCIPNRDLVVKDGHLRLLDTEAERSQRRPIDRLYDSMASEYGDCAIAIILSGTASDGSRGISAIKTEGGMVIVQDPETAEYDGMPRNAISTGLVDLVLPIAEMPEVLQRLAARPRVDCIAERGREPDGGKSGADESDDDSATLQSILSLLHSQFDYDFADYKRPTLLRRTQRRMSLRNVDDFDSYARIVRDDPTEAAALYRDLMINVSSFFRDPKAWEELNKQVVEPLVARRENGEEIRVWSAGCATGEEAYTIAMILAEAIDRSGKHIKPQVFATDVSDSLEVARAGVYPDTIAAQVSQERLTRFFIARDSHYEVKKNLRDMIVFARHNVIRDPPFSRMDMIICRNLLIYIEPDTQRRILGMFNFALRDGGTLFLGSAETIGMQGELFEPLSAPWRIFRSRRVVHAGRFDFPRFSVTDQRRRPPGQPRGFHPERDEYQTMAHRALLDRYAPPSVVIDADHQVLVYHGNTSRYLSQPGGKPTRDLLALVSPGLRPPLRHAILEANSERRSATTTNAYLKEGERRRPVTLTVSPISRSRDESPLLLVSFEEPTAPADAATRESADDDGRGQSGQTVDHLEEELRVTRQDLREVSEQYDRLIEEYSTSNEEMLSINEELQSANEELETSKEELQSLNEELNTLNNELRSKVEAVEQTNNDLNNLLASTEVATLFLDTSCRIRWFTPAIKQVLRLIPSDIGRPISDLASIVTGSELEPASKKVLETLVPVEAEVDSEQGQSYIRRVLPYRTAENRIDGVVVTFVEITEHKKGERQRERLMHELSHRIKNTLATVQAIIQALGQRCASLPEFLAEFEPRLAALARAHSLLTQPGDEGVELSAMINRELDPYVGKASPRIIIGGGHLVVSRGSAIALELVFHELVTNAVKYGALSNETGTIAVRWERIDQESHSHARIRWVESGGPPITSVGKRGFGSLLIESSITHDLAGTVDLQFLSSGLQCTIEFPIVKGESHEDDKEAARGSQVPGGRD from the coding sequence ATGGCGCTATTCGACGCTGGATCCTCTCTTGAGGGCATGGCATTCATCGTCGTTCAACACCTCGACCCGAAGAGCGAAAGCCATCTCGTCGATCTCCTCTCGCGGCACACATCGCTGAGGGTGCGGCCGGCGCAGGACGGGCTGGCGATTGAGCCGAATCATGTTTACGTGTGTATTCCCAATCGCGACCTGGTCGTGAAGGACGGTCATCTGCGCTTGCTCGACACCGAAGCGGAGCGAAGCCAGCGGAGACCGATCGATCGGCTCTATGACTCGATGGCGTCGGAGTACGGCGATTGCGCGATTGCGATCATTCTCTCCGGCACGGCGTCGGACGGGTCGCGCGGCATCTCCGCGATCAAGACCGAAGGCGGCATGGTGATCGTGCAGGACCCGGAGACGGCGGAGTACGACGGCATGCCGCGCAATGCGATCAGCACCGGGCTGGTGGATCTCGTCCTGCCCATCGCGGAGATGCCCGAGGTCTTGCAGAGACTGGCGGCGCGGCCGCGTGTGGATTGCATCGCGGAACGCGGCCGCGAACCGGATGGAGGGAAATCAGGTGCGGACGAATCCGATGATGACTCCGCCACGCTGCAGAGTATTCTCAGCCTCCTGCACAGTCAGTTCGATTACGACTTCGCGGACTACAAGCGGCCGACGCTGCTGCGGCGCACGCAGCGTCGCATGAGCCTGCGCAACGTTGATGATTTCGATTCGTATGCGAGAATCGTGCGCGACGATCCGACGGAGGCCGCGGCGCTGTATCGCGATCTGATGATCAATGTTTCGAGTTTTTTCCGCGATCCGAAGGCTTGGGAGGAACTGAACAAACAGGTCGTCGAGCCGCTGGTGGCCCGGCGCGAGAACGGAGAGGAGATTCGAGTCTGGTCGGCCGGCTGCGCCACGGGTGAAGAGGCGTACACGATCGCCATGATTCTGGCGGAGGCGATCGATCGCTCTGGTAAGCACATCAAGCCGCAGGTCTTCGCGACTGACGTGTCAGACAGTCTCGAAGTCGCACGGGCTGGTGTGTATCCGGACACGATCGCGGCGCAGGTGTCTCAGGAGCGGCTGACGAGGTTTTTCATCGCCCGCGATTCGCACTATGAGGTGAAAAAGAACCTGCGCGACATGATTGTCTTCGCCCGGCATAACGTGATCAGGGATCCCCCTTTTTCACGGATGGACATGATCATCTGCCGCAACCTGCTGATCTACATCGAGCCGGACACGCAGCGCAGGATACTGGGGATGTTCAATTTCGCGCTGCGCGACGGGGGAACGCTGTTTCTGGGCAGCGCGGAGACGATCGGCATGCAGGGGGAGCTGTTCGAGCCGCTCTCGGCCCCGTGGCGCATCTTCCGCTCTCGCCGGGTGGTCCACGCCGGGCGGTTTGACTTTCCGAGGTTTTCGGTGACGGATCAGCGGCGCAGGCCCCCGGGCCAGCCGAGGGGTTTTCATCCCGAGCGTGATGAATATCAGACGATGGCGCATCGGGCACTGCTGGATCGGTACGCCCCGCCTTCGGTGGTGATCGACGCGGATCATCAGGTGCTGGTGTATCACGGCAACACCTCGCGGTATCTCTCACAGCCGGGCGGCAAGCCGACGCGCGACCTGCTGGCGCTCGTGTCGCCGGGGCTCAGGCCTCCGCTGCGCCATGCGATTCTCGAGGCGAACAGTGAGCGACGATCCGCGACGACAACGAACGCCTACCTCAAGGAAGGCGAGCGGCGACGGCCAGTGACACTGACCGTCAGCCCGATCAGCCGGTCGCGCGACGAGTCGCCGTTGCTGCTCGTCAGCTTCGAAGAGCCGACGGCGCCGGCGGATGCGGCGACGCGGGAGTCTGCAGATGACGACGGCCGCGGCCAATCCGGCCAGACCGTCGATCACCTGGAAGAGGAACTGCGCGTGACGCGGCAGGATCTTCGCGAAGTGTCGGAGCAGTATGACCGCCTTATCGAGGAGTACAGCACATCCAACGAAGAGATGCTCTCGATCAACGAAGAACTTCAATCCGCGAACGAAGAGCTGGAAACGTCCAAAGAAGAGTTGCAGTCGCTCAACGAAGAACTCAACACCCTCAATAACGAATTGCGAAGCAAGGTTGAGGCGGTGGAGCAGACGAACAACGATCTGAACAATCTTCTGGCCAGCACCGAAGTGGCGACGCTGTTCCTGGACACCTCCTGCCGCATTCGCTGGTTTACGCCGGCGATCAAACAGGTGCTTCGGCTGATTCCATCGGACATCGGCCGTCCGATCAGCGACCTGGCGTCGATCGTGACTGGTTCGGAACTTGAGCCGGCATCGAAGAAGGTGCTTGAAACACTCGTTCCCGTCGAGGCGGAAGTCGACAGCGAACAGGGGCAGTCGTATATCCGCCGCGTGCTGCCGTATCGGACGGCTGAAAACCGGATCGATGGCGTTGTGGTCACGTTTGTGGAGATCACCGAGCACAAAAAAGGCGAGCGGCAGCGTGAGCGGCTGATGCACGAGTTGAGTCACCGCATCAAGAACACGCTGGCCACGGTGCAGGCGATCATCCAGGCGCTGGGCCAGCGCTGCGCCTCGCTGCCGGAGTTTCTTGCCGAGTTCGAGCCGAGATTGGCCGCACTGGCCCGCGCGCATTCACTGCTGACCCAGCCCGGCGACGAAGGAGTCGAACTGAGTGCGATGATTAATAGGGAACTCGACCCCTATGTCGGCAAGGCTTCACCTCGCATTATCATCGGGGGTGGCCATCTCGTGGTCTCGCGTGGATCGGCCATTGCCCTGGAACTCGTATTTCATGAACTGGTCACGAACGCCGTAAAGTACGGCGCCCTGTCGAACGAAACCGGAACGATTGCCGTACGGTGGGAGCGCATTGATCAGGAAAGCCATTCGCATGCCCGCATCAGGTGGGTCGAGTCAGGCGGCCCGCCGATCACTTCTGTCGGAAAGCGCGGCTTCGGATCGCTCTTGATTGAAAGCAGCATCACACATGATCTGGCCGGCACAGTAGACCTGCAGTTCTTGTCGTCGGGACTGCAATGCACCATTGAGTTCCCGATCGTGAAAGGAGAGAGCCATGAAGACGACAAAGAAGCCGCCCGTGGAAGTCAAGTGCCTGGCGGTCGAGACTGA
- a CDS encoding DUF2867 domain-containing protein, with protein sequence MSPALLRVSSRSAAWSLRGIMDRLMGGPGLRRGRRSAHELHLGDALDFWRVTGIEPPRRLVLTAEMKLPGIATLSFEVEPAPAAGFGARLVMTARFRPRGLLGIAYWYSVLPLHGIVFRGMMKGLVAAAEQKAAGSPRA encoded by the coding sequence GTGAGTCCCGCACTTCTGAGGGTCTCATCTCGCTCCGCGGCATGGAGTCTGCGGGGAATCATGGACCGGCTCATGGGCGGGCCGGGCCTGCGCCGTGGCCGAAGGAGCGCGCACGAGCTGCATCTGGGTGATGCTTTGGACTTCTGGCGTGTCACCGGGATCGAGCCGCCGCGCCGGCTGGTGCTGACCGCCGAAATGAAGCTCCCGGGCATCGCCACGCTGAGCTTCGAGGTCGAACCCGCGCCGGCCGCCGGTTTCGGTGCTCGGTTGGTGATGACCGCGCGGTTCCGCCCGCGCGGCCTGCTGGGGATCGCGTATTGGTACTCGGTGCTCCCGCTGCACGGGATCGTCTTTCGCGGGATGATGAAGGGACTGGTGGCGGCTGCCGAGCAGAAGGCAGCAGGATCGCCAAGGGCCTGA
- a CDS encoding AAA family ATPase: MRLRYLHLPDYGVLRDLKVEFRDETILSRKGSLQFVVGLNGTGKSSLLRAVYETFRWLEAERVPPFPVALVYELQRDNERAMVMFRHLCRTASEAAFAVIPEGWELWEACTSDKSAIDWDEVLESVDGDDVRDSDHWAQIVNGDRLSGNQLVRQYLPSSIVAYTSGDLDAWEKVRQVDLSDVDLSYATYDGLSDDQDRPRGWTLEREMNSPEVAINKSERSAIQSRTSPADRGTDGKCILLEPQDLKLAAISAGLIVAVRELADVAAISSPESWRSALRTAVAQQLKGERPAEKDARTLLNEIDWWWPTHLSITYRPPSQQLNSEWLAQWMALTALADEVIRQPLGRLQMVIHLGRSERRIEPDIRGVSAGNRVPEPLREIVDRVDGSSSGAEAVVRVLSTVSKQSTDWNDRALWDVFRALHAWRAAGLIEEITVTVMRTTQMIAHDGQLDDVILTWDDFSDGERMLLGRMALLLLLRERDGSLLLLDEPETHFNDSWKREIIDIIDDNVLKTTAAQVMVATHTSIALTDAFASEIVRLTRENGQAVLDPVSFSTFGAEPGRVMLHVFGMQASIGSRAEQALRAYLGQKWDAQNRNELERLLLAIGGGWPRARLQQILDEMRDASPGS, encoded by the coding sequence GTGAGACTGCGATACCTTCACTTGCCGGACTACGGTGTGCTGCGAGACCTCAAGGTGGAGTTTCGCGACGAGACGATCCTCAGCCGCAAGGGCTCACTGCAGTTCGTCGTCGGTCTGAACGGTACGGGCAAGAGCAGTTTGTTGCGGGCCGTCTACGAGACATTCCGATGGCTCGAAGCTGAACGCGTCCCACCGTTTCCGGTGGCTCTCGTGTATGAATTACAACGAGACAACGAGCGAGCCATGGTGATGTTCCGCCATCTGTGCCGGACGGCAAGCGAAGCCGCGTTTGCTGTCATTCCAGAAGGCTGGGAATTGTGGGAAGCCTGCACATCGGACAAGTCCGCCATTGACTGGGACGAGGTCCTCGAATCAGTTGACGGCGACGATGTACGGGACTCCGACCATTGGGCACAGATTGTAAATGGGGATCGACTGTCGGGAAACCAATTGGTGAGGCAATATCTTCCGTCGTCAATTGTGGCGTACACATCAGGTGACCTGGATGCGTGGGAGAAGGTGCGTCAAGTAGATTTGTCAGATGTCGATTTGTCGTATGCCACATATGACGGGTTGAGTGACGATCAAGACCGACCGCGAGGATGGACTCTTGAACGGGAGATGAACTCCCCAGAGGTCGCCATTAACAAATCCGAGCGATCCGCGATTCAATCACGAACGAGTCCGGCCGACCGTGGTACTGACGGCAAATGCATTTTGCTGGAGCCACAGGACTTGAAGCTGGCTGCCATCTCCGCCGGACTGATTGTGGCGGTACGCGAGTTGGCCGACGTTGCTGCAATCTCGTCACCAGAGAGTTGGCGAAGTGCCTTGCGGACGGCCGTGGCTCAACAGCTGAAAGGAGAGCGCCCGGCCGAAAAGGATGCACGCACGCTCTTGAATGAGATTGACTGGTGGTGGCCAACACACTTGAGCATCACTTACCGCCCACCATCCCAGCAACTCAACTCGGAGTGGCTAGCACAGTGGATGGCCCTAACGGCACTGGCTGATGAAGTCATTCGACAACCGCTGGGACGGTTGCAGATGGTCATACACCTTGGACGGTCCGAGAGGAGAATCGAACCAGATATTCGGGGAGTGTCTGCCGGCAATCGTGTGCCAGAGCCGCTGCGGGAGATCGTCGATCGCGTGGACGGTTCGTCTTCTGGAGCCGAGGCCGTAGTGCGAGTACTGAGCACCGTTTCGAAGCAGTCAACGGATTGGAATGATCGAGCGTTGTGGGACGTATTCCGCGCCCTTCACGCATGGCGGGCAGCCGGCCTGATCGAGGAAATCACCGTCACCGTGATGCGTACCACCCAGATGATCGCACACGACGGTCAGTTGGACGATGTGATTCTGACTTGGGATGACTTTAGCGATGGAGAGCGCATGCTGCTGGGGCGAATGGCGCTATTGCTGCTACTACGCGAGCGCGACGGGAGCCTGCTTCTGCTTGACGAACCGGAGACTCACTTCAATGACTCCTGGAAGCGGGAGATTATCGACATCATCGATGACAACGTTTTGAAGACCACCGCGGCTCAAGTGATGGTTGCTACGCACACGAGCATCGCGCTGACCGATGCATTCGCCAGTGAGATTGTCCGTCTGACTCGAGAGAATGGCCAAGCCGTACTTGATCCCGTCTCCTTCTCAACATTCGGTGCAGAGCCAGGTCGCGTGATGCTGCACGTCTTTGGAATGCAGGCATCGATCGGATCGCGAGCGGAGCAGGCACTACGCGCATACCTCGGACAGAAGTGGGATGCTCAGAACCGAAATGAACTGGAGCGATTGCTTCTAGCGATTGGCGGCGGGTGGCCGCGAGCAAGACTGCAACAGATCCTCGACGAGATGCGTGATGCTTCACCCGGTTCCTGA
- a CDS encoding chloride channel protein, with translation MAQKTFWQMVLWSAALGAVVGLFCAGFLVIWHGLDRLIWEQWLSSGVDRIWFSTLVGLMVGLILKLLSDPGSMATIIYHFHKSGELPMKDNLPIQPVSIIGLVAGQSAGPEGALTQAGGSFGAWFAKLIKLPALKRVLTLAGMGAGFGAFLGAPVGGALLWLEMLHTRGLEYYEAIVPTLVCSCVAFLTMTVTIGHGIVQPWHVTITTAGASLWWTPLAAAGVGLACGPVAKAYSLLFGALGRLVKRSRLPLVAQTTLAGLIIGLLGYFVPLSYFYGSTQIPQVMQLQGATAIALVVLLLAKMCAASVTIRGHWQGGLIIPHIFMGAVLGKIIAMAVPGMDPTLIMVCSMAAFNSAATQTPLASALIVLALTGCGEPVPVFLASVVGFLAGQGIVLIENKQSRTEGSIYHLQPAEAQLVP, from the coding sequence ATGGCGCAGAAGACGTTCTGGCAAATGGTGTTATGGTCGGCGGCGCTAGGCGCGGTGGTTGGACTGTTCTGTGCGGGGTTTCTCGTGATCTGGCACGGGCTGGATCGATTAATCTGGGAGCAATGGCTTTCGAGCGGTGTCGATCGCATCTGGTTCAGCACGCTTGTGGGGTTGATGGTCGGGCTGATTCTCAAGTTGCTTTCCGATCCCGGAAGCATGGCGACGATCATCTATCACTTTCACAAGTCAGGCGAGTTGCCCATGAAGGACAACCTGCCCATCCAGCCCGTATCGATCATCGGACTCGTCGCGGGGCAAAGCGCGGGCCCAGAGGGCGCGCTTACACAAGCAGGAGGATCGTTCGGTGCGTGGTTTGCGAAACTCATCAAGTTGCCTGCGCTCAAACGGGTGCTCACACTGGCGGGAATGGGCGCGGGCTTTGGAGCCTTTCTAGGTGCGCCGGTGGGCGGCGCGCTGTTGTGGCTGGAGATGCTGCATACCCGGGGCCTGGAGTATTACGAGGCGATTGTTCCGACGCTGGTGTGCAGTTGTGTGGCGTTCCTGACGATGACGGTCACCATCGGACACGGCATCGTTCAACCATGGCACGTGACGATCACAACAGCGGGCGCATCGTTGTGGTGGACGCCGCTGGCGGCTGCGGGGGTCGGGTTGGCCTGCGGCCCGGTGGCCAAGGCGTACTCGCTGCTGTTTGGCGCGCTGGGCAGACTGGTCAAGCGCTCGAGACTGCCCCTGGTGGCACAGACGACTCTGGCTGGATTGATCATCGGGCTGTTGGGCTACTTTGTCCCACTAAGTTACTTCTATGGCAGCACCCAGATTCCACAGGTGATGCAGCTGCAGGGGGCGACGGCGATAGCGCTGGTGGTGTTGCTGCTTGCGAAGATGTGCGCCGCGTCGGTGACGATTCGCGGCCACTGGCAGGGAGGTCTGATCATTCCGCACATATTCATGGGCGCGGTGCTGGGGAAGATCATTGCGATGGCTGTGCCTGGGATGGATCCGACACTCATCATGGTTTGCAGCATGGCGGCGTTCAACTCTGCTGCGACACAAACACCGCTTGCATCTGCATTGATTGTCCTGGCGTTGACCGGCTGCGGCGAACCCGTGCCGGTGTTTCTGGCAAGCGTCGTTGGGTTCCTGGCGGGTCAGGGAATCGTTTTGATTGAGAACAAGCAGTCGCGGACCGAAGGGTCGATCTATCACCTGCAGCCAGCGGAGGCGCAGTTGGTGCCCTAG
- a CDS encoding nucleotidyltransferase domain-containing protein, which yields MPSEDIDALRERAKELRCLYRIHEMVSQRGQTPPRTFLTVLEAIPEGWQRPESTSARIEYLGRSYVGPGFSSSGQSITAPIRLGGIVVGCVEVSDASAIDDESTAFLDEERQLLHSIAHRLGEYLEWKHTELLGERATADGVHWRWREHYAQRLAALLDAERYGISALFLGGSTEGGNAGPGSDIDLLVVCTGSELQRDQASHWFEGWSFCLAELAFRQTGYAFPGGILNIQWVTETPDVSHRPDLRALQLGVGTSASDAAP from the coding sequence ATGCCCAGCGAAGATATCGATGCGTTGCGAGAACGCGCCAAAGAACTGCGGTGTCTGTACCGCATCCATGAAATGGTCTCCCAGCGCGGCCAGACTCCCCCGCGCACCTTCCTGACCGTGTTGGAGGCGATACCGGAAGGCTGGCAACGGCCCGAGTCCACCAGTGCAAGAATTGAGTATCTCGGTCGCAGTTACGTTGGACCCGGCTTCTCCTCATCGGGCCAGTCGATCACCGCACCGATCCGCCTCGGGGGGATCGTCGTGGGTTGCGTCGAAGTCTCCGATGCGTCGGCCATCGATGATGAATCCACGGCGTTCCTCGACGAAGAGAGGCAGCTCCTGCACAGCATCGCGCATCGACTTGGGGAGTACCTTGAGTGGAAGCATACCGAGTTGCTCGGAGAACGAGCCACAGCAGACGGCGTCCATTGGCGGTGGCGCGAACACTACGCCCAGAGATTGGCGGCCTTGCTCGATGCTGAGCGATATGGAATCTCCGCTCTTTTTCTGGGCGGGAGTACCGAGGGCGGCAACGCCGGGCCCGGGAGCGACATTGATCTCCTCGTGGTGTGTACGGGGTCCGAGTTGCAACGCGACCAGGCGAGTCATTGGTTCGAGGGTTGGAGCTTCTGCCTGGCTGAACTCGCCTTTCGGCAGACCGGATATGCCTTCCCCGGTGGGATACTCAACATCCAATGGGTGACTGAGACCCCCGACGTGAGCCACCGCCCCGACCTGCGCGCACTCCAACTTGGAGTCGGCACTTCGGCGTCCGATGCGGCACCGTGA